The following are encoded together in the Naumannella cuiyingiana genome:
- a CDS encoding 3-oxoacyl-ACP synthase III family protein: MWSARLPTMAEATTVPGIRIAGWGHHVPAGTLVNAELSNRFGIDDDWIVQRTGIRERRVVGAGETTASLAAEAGRAALASAGLGPDQISHLIVASGTPEQPSPATSAFVQRELGTAGGAHDVGAECASFAYGLVVAAGLMAIDPRPILLIGADTRSRCVNPEDRDLSVLMGDGAGAVVLTPSSRSWLRHWDTGCDGSKVESLKITAGGSRLPTSTDTVRDNLHFAKIKGNEIYLNAVRFTVGSVRRTLDSAGLDVDGIDHLLPHQANIRIIESIMEHAGVPQDRLITNIERYGNTGAASIPIALSEALAAGRIEPGDKLLLAAFGAGMVWVTALLEWGAGEPMEWQS; the protein is encoded by the coding sequence GTGTGGTCGGCGCGGTTGCCAACGATGGCTGAGGCAACGACCGTCCCGGGGATCAGGATTGCCGGTTGGGGCCACCACGTGCCCGCGGGAACGCTGGTCAACGCCGAGCTGAGCAATCGGTTCGGAATCGACGACGACTGGATCGTCCAGCGAACCGGCATTCGCGAACGGCGGGTAGTGGGCGCCGGCGAGACCACGGCCTCCCTCGCGGCCGAGGCCGGGCGGGCCGCGCTGGCCAGTGCCGGTCTGGGCCCGGACCAGATCTCCCATCTGATCGTCGCTTCCGGCACTCCGGAGCAGCCCTCGCCGGCGACGTCGGCATTCGTTCAGCGAGAGCTGGGAACCGCCGGCGGAGCCCACGACGTAGGTGCCGAGTGCGCCAGCTTCGCCTATGGCCTGGTCGTCGCGGCCGGCCTGATGGCAATCGATCCCCGGCCGATCCTGCTGATCGGCGCCGACACTCGCTCGCGTTGTGTGAACCCGGAAGATCGGGACCTGAGTGTCCTGATGGGCGATGGAGCAGGCGCGGTTGTGCTCACGCCCTCGAGCCGAAGCTGGCTTCGTCACTGGGACACCGGATGTGACGGCTCGAAGGTGGAGAGCCTGAAGATCACGGCGGGCGGGAGCCGCCTGCCCACCAGCACGGACACCGTTCGCGACAATCTGCACTTCGCCAAGATCAAGGGCAACGAGATCTACCTCAATGCGGTCCGGTTCACCGTGGGTTCGGTGCGGCGTACGCTCGACTCGGCCGGCCTGGACGTCGATGGCATCGACCACCTCCTGCCCCACCAGGCAAACATCCGCATCATCGAGTCGATCATGGAACATGCGGGCGTACCGCAGGACCGTTTGATCACCAACATCGAGCGGTACGGCAATACCGGTGCCGCATCGATACCGATCGCCCTGTCCGAGGCGTTGGCCGCCGGCCGCATCGAACCCGGCGACAAGCTGCTACTCGCCGCCTTCGGCGCGGGCATGGTGTGGGTCACCGCCCTACTCGAGTGGGGTGCGGGCGAGCCGATGGAGTGGCAGTCATGA
- a CDS encoding phosphoribosylanthranilate isomerase, protein MTTQHDRIQQTRVMLKVCGATQDADVDILAASGADLVGLWHGVSGGAHELSLGQLARLAALARAGRTRFVEPVLVSFHRDPGTIVTAASTARINLVQLHGYQPPGLVRVLKRELPTLVVVKVLHVSGADCVERGLLDSYQRAGTDIFLLDATGPRGRVGSTGTTIGSRVVAELAETFDIPFILAGGISAHNRCEFDDIAAHERFVGVDVDTAARNERGEFCTTRIRQIRKGWQQG, encoded by the coding sequence ATGACCACGCAGCACGACCGGATACAACAAACCCGCGTGATGCTGAAGGTCTGCGGCGCCACCCAGGACGCAGATGTCGACATCCTGGCGGCCAGCGGCGCCGACCTGGTCGGGCTGTGGCACGGTGTCTCCGGCGGCGCCCACGAGCTGTCCCTCGGGCAGCTCGCCAGGCTGGCCGCGCTCGCGCGCGCCGGACGAACGCGGTTCGTCGAGCCGGTCCTGGTCTCGTTCCATCGCGACCCGGGCACGATCGTCACCGCGGCCAGCACCGCCCGCATCAACCTGGTTCAGTTGCACGGCTACCAGCCGCCGGGCCTGGTCCGGGTGCTGAAGCGCGAACTTCCGACCCTGGTCGTCGTCAAGGTGCTGCATGTGTCCGGAGCGGACTGCGTCGAGCGCGGCCTGCTCGACTCCTACCAACGCGCCGGCACCGACATCTTCCTGCTCGACGCGACCGGCCCGCGCGGGCGGGTGGGGAGTACCGGGACCACCATCGGGTCGCGGGTAGTGGCGGAACTGGCGGAAACCTTCGACATCCCTTTCATTCTCGCCGGCGGGATCTCGGCACACAACCGGTGCGAGTTCGACGACATCGCGGCGCACGAAAGATTTGTCGGGGTGGACGTCGACACCGCGGCAAGGAATGAGCGCGGAGAATTTTGCACAACCCGGATCCGTCAAATCAGGAAGGGCTGGCAACAGGGCTGA
- a CDS encoding acyl-CoA dehydrogenase family protein produces MRAWDDQQQSLRDGMLRWCAKLPSASLDGRGHADFPWQDWQLITATGVLGLPFEPKYGGAGTDLLTTMYVLEALGKACRDGGLSFSVATAMCSVGVALAAFGTEEQRQRYLPSVVDGSMAGAHAISEPDSGSDALNMRTTATPDGEDYILNGSKAFVTNGPIAEVVVVYAKTRPEGGPLGITAFLVHADDPGFTAGRPVQKMGLSTSPMAELFFDDCRIPGARIVGGLGRGYMVLAHVMKWEVLCSFIINIGEMQHRLDRCIEYAKQRRQFGHHIGSYQAIAHRLVDMRIRLETARRWLYDTAERLTSGHDVTEDVAISKLLASEANVASALSAIQIFGGNGYMSEFGLDRELANAVGGTIYSGTTEIQYNRISSLMGL; encoded by the coding sequence ATGCGAGCGTGGGACGACCAGCAGCAGTCGTTGCGGGACGGCATGTTGCGGTGGTGCGCCAAACTCCCGTCCGCCTCCCTCGACGGCCGTGGGCACGCCGATTTCCCCTGGCAGGACTGGCAACTCATCACAGCCACCGGGGTCCTCGGCCTGCCGTTCGAGCCGAAGTATGGCGGCGCCGGCACCGATCTGCTGACGACGATGTACGTGTTGGAGGCGCTCGGAAAAGCGTGCCGGGATGGAGGACTGAGCTTCTCGGTGGCGACCGCCATGTGCAGCGTCGGGGTTGCGCTGGCGGCATTCGGAACCGAGGAGCAGCGGCAGCGCTACCTGCCTTCGGTGGTCGACGGTTCGATGGCTGGAGCGCACGCGATCAGCGAACCCGACTCCGGTTCCGATGCGCTCAACATGCGGACGACCGCGACCCCCGACGGCGAGGACTACATCCTCAACGGAAGCAAGGCCTTCGTCACCAACGGGCCCATCGCCGAGGTGGTCGTCGTCTACGCGAAGACGCGTCCCGAAGGCGGTCCCCTCGGTATCACCGCTTTCCTGGTCCACGCCGACGACCCGGGCTTCACCGCCGGTCGGCCGGTCCAGAAGATGGGGCTCTCGACCTCGCCCATGGCGGAGCTCTTCTTCGATGACTGCCGCATTCCCGGTGCCCGGATTGTCGGCGGCCTCGGCAGGGGATACATGGTGCTCGCCCATGTCATGAAGTGGGAGGTGCTGTGCTCGTTCATCATCAACATCGGCGAGATGCAGCATCGCCTCGACAGATGTATCGAGTACGCCAAACAGCGAAGGCAATTCGGACACCATATCGGCAGCTACCAGGCGATCGCGCACCGGCTGGTCGATATGCGCATACGACTGGAGACCGCGCGACGATGGCTGTACGACACGGCAGAAAGACTGACCAGCGGTCACGACGTCACCGAAGATGTCGCCATCTCCAAATTACTGGCCAGTGAGGCCAATGTCGCATCCGCACTGTCGGCGATTCAGATCTTTGGCGGGAACGGCTATATGTCTGAATTCGGTCTCGACCGCGAGCTGGCGAATGCCGTCGGCGGCACCATCTACTCCGGGACGACCGAGATCCAGTACAACCGGATCTCCTCCCTCATGGGACTGTAG
- a CDS encoding ectoine synthase has product MIVRQLKDVTTIAWGNGLSRRFLLDSDGLGYTVTDTIVLAGTRSLLEYRNHLEACYCIEGSGEVITVEGTSHRITPGTLYALDQHDAHYLVADPDSDLRLVCVFSPALKGTEAHSLDRAAASAY; this is encoded by the coding sequence ATGATCGTACGCCAACTGAAGGACGTCACCACCATCGCCTGGGGCAACGGCCTCAGCCGGAGATTCCTGCTCGATTCCGACGGGCTCGGATACACCGTGACCGATACCATCGTCCTCGCCGGAACGCGCTCCCTGCTCGAGTATCGCAACCATCTGGAGGCCTGCTACTGCATCGAGGGCAGCGGTGAGGTGATCACCGTCGAGGGGACGAGTCATCGCATCACCCCGGGCACGTTGTATGCCCTCGACCAGCACGACGCGCACTACCTGGTCGCTGATCCGGACTCCGACCTGCGGCTGGTCTGCGTCTTCTCTCCTGCCCTGAAGGGCACCGAAGCACACAGCCTCGACCGCGCCGCGGCGTCCGCGTACTAG
- the trpA gene encoding tryptophan synthase subunit alpha, whose amino-acid sequence MTEMFTRPMGTAVFLNAGDPPFEVLDDVADVLDDRGVDVLELGVPFPDSISDGPVIRRSADRALAAGTDLAQALAFVAGAHDRHRHLKIVLLADWAHTVRPRSLTSVIGAVAESGAAGFLLHGAPPRVRPEFYDHAHAAGLPIVTTCYAGSPPAVVAEAADHASAYVYLVAHYGRSGSGPSPDPEAIRPQLASLRAHTEAPIAVGFGIRTGADVANMAAVGADAAVIGSAMVGRAEAAHLAGRDVATEIAAFVDELDIGHASLRAGPAYTIACTTTTPTPDPVNHATATIEGDQK is encoded by the coding sequence ATGACCGAGATGTTCACTCGCCCGATGGGGACGGCCGTCTTCCTCAACGCCGGCGACCCGCCCTTCGAGGTGCTCGACGACGTTGCCGACGTGCTCGACGACCGCGGTGTGGATGTCCTGGAGCTGGGCGTCCCCTTTCCGGACTCGATCAGCGACGGGCCGGTGATCCGCCGCTCCGCGGACCGGGCGCTGGCTGCCGGAACGGACCTGGCGCAGGCATTGGCATTCGTCGCCGGGGCGCACGATCGACACCGTCATCTGAAGATCGTTCTGCTGGCGGACTGGGCCCATACGGTCAGGCCGCGATCGTTGACCTCGGTGATCGGGGCGGTGGCGGAGTCCGGGGCGGCGGGATTCCTGTTGCACGGTGCGCCGCCTCGGGTCCGGCCGGAGTTCTACGACCACGCGCACGCGGCCGGGCTGCCGATCGTCACCACGTGTTATGCCGGGTCGCCCCCGGCGGTCGTCGCCGAGGCAGCCGACCACGCATCGGCCTATGTGTACCTGGTCGCCCACTACGGGCGCAGCGGGTCGGGACCCAGCCCCGACCCCGAAGCGATCCGCCCCCAGCTTGCGTCGCTGCGCGCGCACACCGAGGCACCGATCGCCGTCGGCTTCGGCATCCGGACCGGTGCCGACGTGGCGAACATGGCCGCGGTCGGCGCAGACGCTGCCGTGATCGGCAGCGCGATGGTCGGGCGCGCGGAGGCCGCCCACCTGGCCGGTCGCGATGTCGCGACCGAGATCGCCGCGTTCGTCGACGAACTCGACATCGGCCACGCATCACTGCGCGCCGGTCCCGCGTACACCATCGCCTGCACCACGACCACTCCAACACCCGATCCCGTCAACCATGCCACGGCAACTATTGAAGGAGACCAGAAATGA
- a CDS encoding acyl carrier protein, with amino-acid sequence MMRTQDTIKDYIVTEFLPGAAATDLTSDYDLLTNGVIDSLGLLKLIAWVETEFDVTVDEAALDPDNFRSVDAIDALVNRPAPVRTN; translated from the coding sequence ATGATGCGCACCCAGGACACCATCAAGGACTACATCGTCACCGAGTTCCTGCCCGGAGCCGCGGCAACCGACCTCACCTCTGACTACGACCTGCTCACCAACGGAGTCATCGACAGCCTCGGCCTGCTCAAACTCATCGCCTGGGTCGAGACCGAATTCGACGTGACCGTCGACGAGGCGGCCCTGGACCCGGACAACTTCCGCAGCGTCGACGCCATCGACGCCCTCGTGAACCGGCCGGCACCCGTCAGGACCAACTGA
- a CDS encoding AMP-binding protein, with protein sequence MTTTELWTSFAARADAHPEVTALVAGDRFVSYGELTDMALRAIPRLRSLDLLPGEPVAVEAAKTPETIAVVLAGMACRIPVVLPSLTLPPTTRTILLDRAGARHLVSETGTTPADPPPPLDAGHSQPRPPGRLDTAIILTTSGSTGIPKLVPIATGAIERFADWAAARFDITSGAVVLNYAPLNFDLCLLDVWTTLHHGGTVVLVDTITATHGDRLLDLLDTQGVTVLQAVPMAHQLMIRAARGSGRSIPSVRHVMFTGDHLPPHLLPDLQSLFPAGRRYNLYGCTETNNSFIHELPAGATPSQIPLGEPLPDVDAIIVDESGQVLAGEGRGELVVSTPYQTAGYLGSTTAGAGPFIEADPSWPTAGTRPLYRTGDIVRRDHLGALHLEGRNDAQVKVRGTRVNMAAVERALLDHDDVAEVAVVATPDSVAGHVLNAVLRPGPDATINTLDLRRHCAGTLPTAAIPACWQVTDGPLPRTSTGKIDRESLRHTIERAQAGTGLIGEEA encoded by the coding sequence ATGACTACCACCGAACTCTGGACATCGTTCGCCGCGCGCGCCGACGCCCACCCCGAGGTCACTGCCCTCGTCGCGGGCGATCGGTTCGTCTCCTATGGCGAGTTGACCGACATGGCCCTGCGCGCCATTCCCCGATTGCGCAGTCTTGACCTTCTCCCGGGTGAACCGGTTGCGGTGGAGGCTGCGAAGACACCGGAAACCATCGCTGTCGTCCTCGCCGGGATGGCCTGCCGAATACCTGTGGTGCTGCCGTCGTTGACCCTGCCCCCGACGACCAGAACGATCTTGTTGGATCGGGCCGGCGCCCGTCATCTGGTGAGCGAGACCGGCACCACTCCCGCCGATCCGCCTCCGCCGCTCGATGCCGGCCACTCCCAACCACGCCCGCCCGGGCGCCTGGACACGGCGATCATCCTGACCACGTCCGGGTCGACCGGGATCCCGAAGCTGGTCCCGATCGCGACCGGGGCCATCGAACGGTTCGCCGACTGGGCGGCCGCTCGGTTCGACATCACCTCGGGCGCAGTCGTGTTGAACTACGCGCCCCTCAACTTCGATCTCTGTCTGCTGGACGTCTGGACGACACTGCATCACGGAGGCACCGTCGTGCTGGTCGACACCATCACGGCAACCCACGGTGATCGACTGCTGGACCTGCTCGACACCCAAGGGGTGACGGTGCTGCAAGCGGTCCCGATGGCCCATCAACTCATGATCAGAGCAGCTCGGGGCAGCGGGCGAAGCATCCCCTCTGTTCGACACGTGATGTTCACCGGTGATCATCTGCCCCCGCATCTCCTGCCGGACCTGCAGTCCCTGTTTCCCGCCGGCCGCCGCTACAACCTCTACGGCTGTACCGAGACCAACAACAGCTTCATTCACGAGCTACCCGCGGGCGCCACACCCTCCCAGATTCCGTTGGGAGAGCCCCTGCCCGATGTCGATGCGATCATCGTCGACGAATCCGGCCAGGTGCTCGCCGGCGAGGGCCGTGGCGAGCTCGTTGTGTCGACGCCCTACCAGACGGCCGGTTACCTCGGTTCGACCACGGCGGGTGCCGGGCCGTTCATCGAGGCTGATCCCTCCTGGCCGACCGCCGGCACCCGGCCGCTCTACCGCACCGGCGACATCGTGCGCCGCGACCATCTCGGCGCGCTCCATCTCGAGGGTCGCAACGACGCGCAGGTGAAGGTCCGGGGTACGCGGGTGAACATGGCGGCGGTCGAGCGCGCACTGCTTGATCATGACGACGTCGCCGAGGTCGCGGTGGTGGCCACTCCGGACTCCGTGGCGGGCCACGTGCTGAACGCGGTGCTCCGGCCAGGACCGGACGCCACGATCAACACCCTCGACCTCCGCCGACACTGCGCCGGAACCCTGCCGACGGCGGCGATCCCCGCTTGCTGGCAGGTCACCGACGGCCCGCTACCGAGGACGTCGACCGGAAAGATCGATCGCGAATCCCTACGCCACACCATCGAACGCGCTCAGGCCGGAACTGGCTTGATCGGAGAGGAAGCATGA
- a CDS encoding FAD-binding protein, with product MIGWNTETRVWASGGAGADLIKKIPNLDGTLTLATEGFTEDFGRIVHRKPLAVLRPRSVTDVQKIVRYCARYQIAVAVNGQSGSGTERESHSHYGQALVDGGVAIDLTTLSDIRRLERGRADIGAGAVWSTLALRALETGQMPPVYNDYAHLSIGGTLSVGGLGGASQHFGAQADNIDWLQVVTGTGELITCSRTRHRELFEAVLVGAGQFGIIVRVGARLVPAAQSVRSFEFSYTDREAFLRDSLAIMRSGVVNDQNGYAVPQPSGGWAYRLAVGVFYTGAAQPDVATVRQVLSAQARLESTADLSMREWLLRFEPNWAALKEAGFWTTKKPWLMMFVSTENSRAYLDTVLGELTVNQMGAGQVRISPMTSRTLSTPNLVLPARRTDEFFEISLIRVPAPDFTDTESLLEQNRRFYDRAVGLGGKRYLVGAVPSTTRSDWRAHFGDRWPDLTRMKRRYDPASILTPGQRIFR from the coding sequence GTGATCGGCTGGAACACCGAGACGCGCGTGTGGGCCAGCGGGGGCGCTGGCGCAGATCTGATCAAGAAGATCCCGAACCTGGACGGAACGCTGACCCTTGCCACCGAGGGCTTCACCGAGGATTTCGGTCGAATCGTGCACCGGAAACCGCTGGCGGTGCTCAGGCCACGCTCGGTCACCGACGTGCAGAAGATCGTTCGCTACTGCGCTCGTTACCAGATCGCGGTGGCCGTGAACGGCCAGAGCGGCAGCGGTACCGAACGCGAGTCGCACTCCCACTACGGTCAGGCACTCGTCGATGGTGGTGTGGCCATCGACCTGACCACCCTGAGCGACATCAGACGCCTGGAGCGCGGGCGGGCCGACATCGGCGCCGGAGCGGTGTGGTCGACGCTCGCGCTGCGGGCGTTGGAGACGGGTCAGATGCCGCCCGTCTACAACGATTACGCGCACCTGTCGATCGGCGGCACGCTCAGCGTCGGTGGTCTCGGAGGAGCGAGCCAGCACTTCGGGGCCCAGGCAGACAACATCGATTGGCTCCAGGTGGTCACCGGAACAGGGGAGTTGATCACCTGCTCGCGGACGCGGCATCGCGAGCTGTTCGAGGCGGTTCTCGTTGGCGCGGGCCAGTTCGGCATCATCGTCCGGGTTGGTGCCCGGCTCGTCCCCGCCGCGCAATCGGTTCGGTCGTTCGAGTTCAGCTACACCGATCGTGAGGCGTTCCTGCGTGACTCGTTGGCGATCATGCGGTCGGGCGTCGTGAACGACCAGAACGGTTACGCGGTGCCGCAGCCGTCCGGCGGCTGGGCGTACCGGCTCGCGGTAGGCGTGTTCTACACCGGGGCGGCGCAGCCGGATGTTGCCACCGTGCGGCAGGTCCTGTCGGCACAGGCGCGGCTCGAGTCGACGGCTGACCTGTCGATGCGGGAGTGGCTGCTGCGTTTCGAACCGAACTGGGCGGCCCTGAAGGAAGCCGGTTTCTGGACGACCAAGAAGCCCTGGCTGATGATGTTCGTCAGCACCGAGAACAGCCGGGCCTACCTCGACACCGTGCTCGGCGAGCTCACCGTGAACCAGATGGGGGCCGGGCAGGTCCGCATCTCGCCCATGACCTCGCGGACCCTGAGCACACCCAACCTGGTTCTGCCGGCCCGGCGCACCGACGAGTTCTTCGAGATCAGTCTGATCCGCGTGCCGGCGCCCGACTTCACAGACACCGAGAGTCTGTTGGAGCAGAATCGCAGGTTCTATGACCGGGCCGTCGGTCTGGGCGGGAAGCGGTACCTCGTCGGCGCCGTCCCGTCGACAACGCGGTCCGACTGGCGGGCCCATTTCGGCGATCGATGGCCCGACCTGACACGGATGAAGCGGCGCTATGACCCCGCCTCGATTCTGACTCCCGGCCAAAGAATCTTCCGCTGA
- a CDS encoding YybH family protein, whose product MRRTQTMPASSPEEIPGMIAQAFNTNDPQAMLDLFEPTGVLITPPSGKPVAGIAAVTNELMAMFQVIRSADIEMTSAVRSGDLAMTHADWKLQGVDADGTPVELAGRGTVVSRLQPDATWRIVFDDPVGV is encoded by the coding sequence ATGAGGAGAACCCAGACAATGCCAGCCAGTAGTCCCGAAGAAATTCCCGGCATGATCGCACAAGCATTCAATACCAATGATCCGCAGGCGATGCTGGATCTGTTCGAGCCGACGGGAGTGTTGATCACGCCTCCCTCCGGCAAGCCGGTGGCCGGCATCGCGGCGGTGACGAACGAGCTGATGGCGATGTTCCAGGTCATCCGTAGTGCCGACATCGAGATGACCAGCGCGGTCCGGTCCGGCGATCTGGCCATGACTCACGCAGACTGGAAACTGCAGGGTGTCGATGCCGACGGCACGCCGGTCGAGCTTGCCGGGCGCGGCACGGTGGTGTCGCGGTTGCAGCCCGATGCGACCTGGCGGATCGTCTTCGACGACCCGGTCGGCGTCTGA
- a CDS encoding acyl-CoA thioesterase: MSDSFQVQIEVRGYELDGQGHLNQSVYLQYAEHARWKYFQAAGLTRDKLGEAGIGPVVLRSSARFQRELRVGDEVNVSCVITGGRGRFIELTQNFRTPAGVSVARVDAVVGVIDLTTRALVSDPRTTLRELASSPEVLTGS, encoded by the coding sequence ATGAGCGACTCATTCCAGGTCCAGATCGAGGTCCGAGGCTACGAACTCGACGGGCAGGGACACCTCAATCAGTCCGTCTACCTGCAGTACGCCGAGCATGCGCGATGGAAGTACTTCCAGGCTGCCGGACTCACCCGCGACAAGCTCGGCGAAGCGGGAATCGGGCCGGTCGTCCTGCGGTCATCCGCACGTTTCCAACGCGAACTGCGCGTGGGCGACGAGGTGAACGTCTCCTGCGTCATCACCGGCGGGCGAGGCAGGTTCATCGAACTCACGCAGAACTTCCGGACGCCGGCCGGGGTGTCGGTTGCGCGGGTCGATGCCGTTGTCGGCGTCATCGACCTCACCACGCGCGCGCTGGTCAGCGATCCGCGTACCACCCTGCGCGAGCTGGCCAGCTCACCCGAGGTGCTCACCGGGAGCTGA
- a CDS encoding AraC family transcriptional regulator translates to MRMDALAALLEGPRASGAFLLRIALDPPWSIRVQDRAPLCVAVMLQGRACIEATDHEPVWLQAGDVAIVRGPEPYHLSSDPAIPPQVIVHPGQRCKTPDGVDLREQMTLGVRTWGSNPDGSMQILLGVYEEVGAVGQRLLDVLPPVVTIAGHTWNSSLIPVLAHEATRQGPAQGVVLDRLLDLMLIAILRAWFDRSGTDAPPWYRAFAHPVAGEALRLFHEEPAKPWTLAKVAAELKVSPATLAQTFRAHVGTPPMTYLTEWRLALAADLLRQSDATLNTVARLVGYGSGFALSVAFKRVYGIRPNEHRKLALRESDAAELVRPAQG, encoded by the coding sequence ATGCGCATGGACGCATTGGCCGCTCTTCTCGAAGGGCCCCGCGCCAGTGGCGCGTTCTTGTTGCGGATAGCGCTGGATCCGCCATGGTCGATTCGGGTTCAGGACCGCGCGCCCCTGTGTGTTGCCGTGATGCTGCAGGGCCGCGCCTGCATCGAGGCAACGGACCATGAGCCGGTATGGCTGCAGGCCGGGGATGTCGCCATCGTTCGTGGGCCCGAGCCGTATCACCTGAGCAGCGACCCGGCCATTCCTCCACAGGTGATCGTCCATCCCGGGCAGCGGTGCAAGACACCGGACGGGGTGGACCTGCGCGAACAGATGACGCTCGGTGTCCGGACCTGGGGAAGCAACCCCGACGGTTCCATGCAGATACTGCTGGGCGTGTACGAGGAGGTCGGGGCGGTCGGCCAGCGACTGCTCGACGTGCTCCCGCCGGTCGTCACGATCGCCGGCCACACCTGGAACTCGAGCCTGATCCCCGTGCTGGCGCACGAGGCCACTCGCCAGGGCCCCGCCCAGGGCGTGGTCCTCGACCGCCTGCTCGACCTGATGCTGATCGCGATCCTCCGGGCCTGGTTCGACCGGTCCGGGACCGACGCGCCGCCGTGGTACCGGGCCTTCGCCCACCCCGTGGCCGGCGAGGCCCTCCGGCTCTTCCACGAGGAGCCCGCCAAGCCGTGGACACTGGCCAAGGTCGCCGCCGAACTGAAGGTCTCCCCCGCGACCCTGGCCCAGACCTTCCGGGCACATGTGGGAACTCCGCCGATGACCTATCTGACCGAATGGCGCCTGGCGCTCGCGGCCGACCTGCTCCGGCAATCGGATGCGACGCTCAACACCGTCGCCAGGTTGGTCGGCTACGGCAGCGGCTTCGCCCTGAGCGTGGCGTTCAAGCGCGTCTACGGGATACGCCCGAACGAGCACCGCAAACTGGCTCTGCGCGAGTCCGACGCGGCCGAGTTGGTGCGGCCGGCCCAAGGTTGA
- a CDS encoding NmrA family NAD(P)-binding protein: MNTDSTSSINSSTTDNPPADKGQATLVLGGTGRIGRRVAERLKARDVNVRIGSRHNDPPFDWEDSSTWAGAFTGVSAAYLMYYPEVEWPGAAKAIGTVAQLAVDAGVQRLVLLSARGQDEAVRCEEAVTRLPVEWTIVAPSSFNQNFDEGVFLDPIREGVLALPFGDNADPFIDVEDIADVVTAALTEPGHVGERYELTGPRLLTFAEAVAEIGKQSGRELEYRPITTQEFADAVAAEGAPREFADTLSPLLAEFFDGRNSYLTNDVERALGRKPRDFADWVEEVARTGVWNAKPATV, translated from the coding sequence ATGAACACAGACAGCACTTCCTCGATCAATTCCTCCACCACCGACAACCCGCCCGCCGACAAGGGTCAGGCGACGTTGGTCCTGGGCGGCACCGGCCGGATCGGCCGCCGGGTCGCCGAGCGCCTGAAGGCACGCGACGTCAACGTCCGCATCGGCTCTCGCCACAACGACCCGCCGTTCGACTGGGAAGACTCCTCGACCTGGGCCGGTGCCTTCACCGGGGTCTCGGCCGCGTACCTCATGTACTACCCGGAGGTCGAGTGGCCGGGCGCGGCGAAGGCGATCGGCACCGTCGCCCAGCTCGCGGTCGACGCCGGGGTCCAGCGGCTCGTCCTGCTCTCGGCCCGCGGTCAGGACGAAGCCGTGCGCTGCGAGGAGGCCGTCACCAGGCTCCCGGTCGAATGGACCATCGTCGCCCCTTCCTCGTTCAACCAGAACTTCGACGAGGGTGTCTTCCTCGATCCGATCCGTGAGGGCGTCCTCGCGCTCCCGTTCGGTGACAACGCCGATCCCTTCATCGACGTCGAGGACATCGCCGACGTGGTCACGGCGGCGTTGACCGAGCCCGGCCACGTGGGTGAGCGCTACGAGCTCACCGGCCCGCGGCTCCTCACCTTCGCCGAGGCCGTTGCCGAGATCGGCAAGCAGAGCGGGCGCGAGCTCGAGTACCGCCCCATCACCACCCAGGAGTTCGCCGATGCGGTCGCCGCGGAGGGCGCACCACGCGAGTTCGCCGACACCCTCTCGCCGCTGCTGGCGGAGTTCTTCGACGGGCGCAACAGCTACCTGACGAACGATGTCGAGCGGGCGCTCGGCCGCAAGCCGCGCGATTTCGCCGACTGGGTCGAAGAGGTCGCCCGCACCGGCGTCTGGAACGCGAAGCCCGCCACCGTCTGA